Part of the Alteribacter lacisalsi genome, AACGTTCTCATCGTGGAAGATGATTTTCGGGTGGCCGGCATCACGCAGGGTTATGTTGAGAAGGTGCCGGGATTTTCTGTCAGTGCCCTGGCCAAAACTGCAGCTGAAACAAAAGAGGAGCTGGATAAAGGGAGCACGCCGGATGTGGTTCTGCTCGATGTCTACATTCCTGATGCAGAAGGGATGAGTCTGTTTCATATCGTGAGAGAAGCGTGCCCGGCAGCTGCCATCATATTTATAACAGCAGCCAGAGAATCGGAAACGATCGATAAGGCTTTTCAGGGAGGAGCCTTTGATTACCTGGTAAAGCCTTTGGAGTTCAGCCGTCTGAAGCAGTCCCTGGAACGATTCGCCCGTCAGAGGCGCATCCTTGCATCAAAAAAAGAACTGAACCAGGCTGAAATCGACAGCATGCAGCAGCAGGGAGAAACGCCTGAAGAGGCAGCGCAGGATCACCTTCCTAAAGGAATCGACCGCCTGACACTGGACAAGTTTGAAGAGCTTTTCACGAATCAGAGCGAGAGTATGACAGCAGCTGAAGTGGGCAGGCAAATCGGAGCAAGCCGGTCTACAGCGCGGCGTTATCTGGAGTACCTTGTTTCTGTCGGTGCCATTGCTGCACGTTTGAAATACGGAGATGTAGGGCGGCCGGAAAGGCGTTACGAAAAAGAAAGACCGTGAACATAATGAACAAAATAGGTGAAATGAATTAAAAAGGCCTTATGACCATTATCTTTTCTCCAGTCTGAATGCGTTGTAAGCTGATTTTACAAACTATTCGGAACAGGGAAAGTGCGTTGTTTGAAAGCGGTTACTTTTCCTGAAAGGAGAGAGATCTGATGCTGAGTATTATAGGCTTTTTGACGATTGCTGTTATTGTTGCCCTGCTGATCAGCGGCAGGATCACACCTATTATGGGGCTTGCCGTCGTTCCTGTCATCGGCGCCCTTGCTGCCGGCTTTAACCCAGTCGAAATCGGGGCGTTCTTTAATGACGGAATTGCTTCTGTTATAAGCGTTGTCATCATGTTTATTTTTGCAATTCTGTTTTTTGGAATCATGCAGGACAGCGGGCTGTTCGATCCGCTGATCAATAAAATGGTGACGCTTTCAAAAGGAAACGTGACCGCGGTTGCTGTAGCCACGGTCATAATCGGGGCTGTTGCCCATCTGGACGGGTCAGGTGCTTCCACCTTCCTGATTACGATTCCAGCGCTTTTACCGCTGTACCTGAAGCTGAAAATGAATCCGTATCTGCTTCTGCTTCTGATCGGTCTGAGTGCCAGTATTATGAACATGGTCCCATGGGCCGGTCCGATCGGCCGGGCAGGAGCCGTACTCGGAGTGGATGCATCAGAACTCTGGCGCCCCCTTATTCCGGTGCAGATTTCCGCGCTTCTCCTGCTAATCGTACTGGCTGTTTTCCTCGGTATGCTTGAAAAAAGACGGATTGCCCGTCTCACGGAGGCAGAACAGGCAAAGCTTGAAGCGGCAGCCGCCGCAGAAGTGGACGCGGGATCTGATGATACGAAAGAATCTCTTAAGCGTCCGAAGCTTCTGTTTGTCAATCTGCTCCTTGCTCTGACGGTAATCGGAATCCTGGTCTGGGGGGTAATTCCGTCCGGTCTAGTCTTTATGCTCGGTCTGAGCATCGCGCTGCCGCTTAACTATCCTCAGGTGGATCTGCAGATGGAACGGATTAAAGCACACGCGCCGAATGCGCTGATGATGGCCGCGATTATCCTTGCCGCCGGTTCCTTTCTCGGCATTATGAACGGATCAGGCATGCTCGATTCCCTTGCCCAGGATCTGGTTTACATCCTTCCGGCATTTGTTGTTCCTTATCTGCACGTCATTATGGGGGTCTTCGGTGTTCCGTTTGACCTTGTTCTGAGCACAGATGCCTATTATTTTGCGCTTCTCCCGGTGGTTGAGCAGATCGTTACGGCACACGGAATTGACTCCATCACCGCTGCCTACACGATGATCATCGGAAACATTATCGGAACCTTTGTGAGTCCATTCTCCCCAGCATTGTGGCTGGCACTCGGCCTTGCCGGACTGGAAATGGGCAAACACATCCGCTACTCGTTTTTCTGGGTCTGGGGCTTCAGCCTCGTCCTCATGTTTGTAGCATTCCTTCTTGGCGTGATTTGACGGACCTTTATGAACCTCCGCTGCTTCTGCGGAGGTTCTATTTTTATATTGATGGAGCGGAAGGTGATGACTCCCGCGGAAAGCGTCCGCCTGCAGCGCAGGTTCTCTTTCTTAGCACTAAACTTTCGAACAAAGCGAAAGAAAAAACATTCATAGCCTGAGAAAGTGCCGAGTACATATAAGGAGCAAATTGTAGTTTGAGTGAAAGCAATTCAGGCTACATACCTACTACAAGCTTTAAAAGGAGGTTCATTCATGGCACTCGCTAAGGAATTGGAAACTCTCAAGGAATACAAATGTCCGGAAGGGGAATGCGTGCTCAGCGTATACTTAAATACGGACCGTTCAAACCAGGATCAGCAAAAAGGCGAATGGAAAATCCGGCTCAAAAACGGGCTGCGTAAACTCGAGGAATACCTAGAGGCAAGCAGCAACGATGAGCCGCTTAAAAACTACCAGAAGATTAAAAAGAAAGTGGAAAAGGAAATCCAGGGAAATCAGACAAACCTGCAGAAAAGTGTTGTGATTTTTGCGTCGGAGGACAAGGATCTATGGTCTGTTCATTACCTGCAGCTCCCGGTTGAAACCCAGTTTCACTGGGAAAGCAGCCCGGTAACCGATCAGCTTGAAAAATTGCAGGAGGAGTATCCGACAGCAGGTATTGTGCTTACAAATATGGATGAAATCCGCATTATCGATACCGCTCTCGGAGAAGTAAACGACACGAGAACGTACACATTTGATCCGGAAGTGGAGAAGTGGACGTTCAAAGACGGCATGGGCGCTACAAACGCCATGCAATCCGGTGCGAGCCACGTGGATAAAGTGCAGCAGCGCTTTGAAGAAAACATGCAGCGCTTTTACAAGGACATTGCCGGCAACATCGACCAGATGAAACGGGACCGGAACTGGAAGAGCGTGTATCTTGTAGGCGAACCGGAGATGACGCGGACCCTTGAATCCCAGCTCCGGGCAAACGTTGAAAAGTCAGTCAACAAAAACCTGGTGAACGCCCGCCCGTCACAGGTACTTGCGAACGTTTTTAATTAAACGGTAAAACGAAATTGCAAAAAAATCAGCCTTTCCCTGCGGGGAGGCTGATTTTTATTGGCTGCATTGTTAAGCGGCTTCGGATGCTTCTTTGTTTTCCCGGCCGGTTGTCAGGTCGAAAATGAAAGCGCCGGCGAGCATGACAATGAGTATGCCGCTGATGGAATAGTAGATGGCACCATCGCCGATCACTTCGATGAAAAAGCCGCCTGCAGTCGGTCCGGTCATGCTGCCGAGGGCGAACATCACCCCCATCATGACGTTTCCGGTCGGCAGAAGCGCTGCGGGCAGGAGATCGGCCATATAGGCAACGGCGAGTGAAAACAGGGAGCCGAGGAGCATGCCTGCAAAAATGAAGCAGCCGAGGAGCAGCCACATGTTTGATTCTGCAAAACTCATCGTTAAAAAGCTTGCAAGCCCCAGTGAAATAATTATTTTTAATACTTTGCTCCGGCCGATCCGGTCACTGAGCATCCCGAGGGGGATCTGCGTGAGCAGGCTTCCGAATACAAAGCTTGAAAGCAGAATGGCGGCCCATTCAAGATCGATCCCGGTCCGCATGGCGTATACAGGATAGTTTCCGTGGAGGGAGGCTTCCAGGTAACCAAAGCAGAAGCTCGGGAGAAACGCGAACCAGGCAAGCTGCATGACTTTTTTGTAGCGTGCGAGAGTGTTCATCTGTCCGGCGGTGCCGAGGTCATTGTCCGGCCACTCGTTTCTGAGAAACAGAATAAACACCCAGGCAACCACACTCGAAGCGGATGCAATAATAAATGGCAGGTATTCATGCACGGCCAGGAGGCTTGTCATGAGCGGTCCGAGACCAAACCCCATTCCGAATGCGAGTCCATACATCGCGAGCTGGCGGCCCCGTTTTGCCTTGGAAGAGGTCGTACTGATCCACACCTGGGTGGAAAAGTGAATCAGGTTGTCACCAATGCCGACGATCAGGCGGAGTACAAACCAGAACCAGAAAGCCTGCCAGAGTGGAAATAGCATTAGCGAGACGGTTAAGATAAGCAGTCCGGTAATGATTACCGGTTTGTACCCAAACGTCCGGACCGGCCGTTCGATAAATGGTGATATGAGAAGAATACCGATGTAAAGCGCAGCGGCGTTCAGGCCGTTTGCAGAGGAGGATACGCCGGCCTGCTCAAGCATAACGGCAAGCACAGGCAGCAGCATCCCCTGGGAAAAGCCGGCTATAAGGACCATTCCTACGAGAACCCAGTACCGGAAGACCGGATTATTCGGTTCATGATGAAGTTGTGATTCGTGCTGCTGTGTTTGGGCGGTCATCTGGCAGGGCTCCTTTCTTTGAGGGTTTTGTTTGTTTAAGGGTCTTATGTTTTGTTTAGGGGTCTTATATTTTGTTTAAGGGTCTTATGTTTTGTTTAGGGATCTTAATTATTGTTTAGGGGTCTTATTATCAATTTTGCACCTCTATCATTGTAGAACCTGCAGACGAAAAAGCAAAGGGTTAATTTCGGGGGCTGACAGATGACGCAAGCGGCGGAAAAAGGGTAGAATAAGGCTAACTTTTAAACAGCAAGGGTGAGTAGACGATGAAATTTACAATGAAGGATCAGGCATTTGAAACAGAAACGGCATACGGGAAACTGACTGTTTCCGGTAATGAGGACTACGGGTTCCGCCCGTTCCAGCTGATGGTGAGCTCGATTGCCGTCTGCAGCGGCGGCGTGCTTCGAAAAGTAATGGAAAAACAGCGGATGACCGTGCACGATATTGAGATTGAGGCTGATGTGGAGCGGGAACCTTCAGAGGCGAACCGGCTCACGAAGATCTCGATTCACTACACGATCAAGGGGGACAATCTCTCCGAAGCCCGGGTGGAAAAAGCAGTACATCTTGCCTCAAAAAACTGTCCGATGGCACGGACAGTGGAAGGCAGCGTGGAGATTAAAGAAACCTTCACACTCGTATAACACGCACGGCTGAGGAAGGCGGCGACTACCGCCTTTCTTTTTTGGACGGACAGCGTTTACGCCTTAACTCCGGATCGGAACGAAGTTAAGGCGTGAAAACGCAGAATTTAAGACCTAATTCCAGGGTTGAAAGAAGTAAGGTTGTGAAAAGCCAGGTTTTAAGACCTAACTCCGCCGTCGTATGAAGTTAGGGCGTGAAAACGCAAAAGGTGCGGCCTAATTCCAAAGCCTGAAAGAAGTTGAGGCGTGAAAGGGTCCCATCATGACCAGACTCCTCCCCAAAGAGGCGTTAGCGTTCAAAAAATAACTGCATCAAAGGAGGGGAGCCCGTGGGTAAAGCAACCCAGTATGATTTCACCGAAGGCAGCATCATGAAAAAAATGATTCTGTTTTCATCACCAATTTTCCTGACAAATCTGCTTCAGACATCTTACCAGATCGTGGACAGTCTCTGGGTCGGTAATCTTCTCGGCGCCAATGCCCTCGGGGCGATCGCCATTTCCGGGACGGTTATTTTCACGATCCTCTCGTTTATCATCGGACTGAACACCGCAGCACTCACGGTTCTTTCACAGCAGAAAGGGGCGAAGAATCCCGAGGGGCTGAGGGATTCTCTCAACGCTTTTGTAGTGGTACTCGGTTCCATGACGATTGCACTTGGGATTGTCGGCTTCTTTTTCTCAGGGGCCATTCTCACTTGGATGGGTACGCCGGAAGGCATTCTGCCGCTTGCCACCACCTATCTTAAGATTAATTTTATCGGAATTGTGTTCTTATTCGGCTATAACTTTATCGCCACGGTCCTTCGAGCACTTGGGGACAGTAAAACCCCAGTCCGGTTTGTGCTGCTTGCGGTGATCCTCAACACGATCCTGACGCCGGTGTTCATCCATGTGCTCGGGTTCGGCATTGCAGGTGCAGCCTACTCCACAATCGTGTCTCAGGGAACCGCCTTCGTTTACGGTCTCCTTTATTCGATTATGAAAGCAGGCGTGCCGTTTTCCCGGCCCCGCCTGCCGGAAACGCGTTTTTTGAAAATGATTTTCAAGCTAGGACTGCCTTCAGGGATGTCCATGATGGTCATCTCCGGAGGGGTGCTGGCTATTATGACGGTCGTGACCCGGTTCGGGGAAGACGTGGTTGCCGGTTTCGGAGCGGCTCAGCGGCTCGATACGCTTATTATGCTACCTGCATTTACCCTCGGGTCGGCGGTTAACAGTATGGCGGGACAGAATATCGGCGCCAGGCTGTGGGAGCGGGTTACTGATATTACGAGAAGCGGCATGATCCTCATTTTAATCGTGAGCTTCAGTATCGGGGCCCTGATCTTTTTTAATGCTGAATTTCTCGTGGGTCTGTTCGTGGACGATCCGGATACGATCGCCTTTGGCGCCTTTTACGTGCAAACGGTCGCGTTCTTTTATCCGTTTCTCGGCATCAACTTCGTGTTAAACGGCATTGTCCGGGCGGCAGGGGCCATGTTTCAGGTGTTTGTGCTGAACACGATCTCGTTTTGGATTCTGCGCTATCCGCTGACTTTCTTTTTTGCAGGTCAGTACGGAGAGGCCGGTATTCCTGTCGGGATGGTAATGAGTTTTGTAATCAGCAGTCTGATTGCCTACGGTTATTACCGGTTCGGCCGCTGGCGCGAAATCAAAATCCTTGAGGACGGGGAAAAAGATACACCATAACGGCATAAAATGTATTTTCCTTTGAAAAACTACAGGTACGCACCGATTTCAAAGGAGGACACCATGAAACGACTGATTATGCTATCTCTTGCGATTCTTATTGGTTTACTAAGCTTTACTTCGTACGCTTTTGCGGAAGGGGAGGATAACGGCAGTGCTGAACAGCCGCCTGCAAAACAGGAGGAAAAACTGATTCCGGACTCGGCTATGAGCATCTCCAAGGAAAATACGTATCCAAATCCGACGCAGGATCTTCCGCGGCTTCACCCGAGTGACCTGGCAACAGAGCTGCTCGATACTACCGACATTGAAATCGCCAATCCTGACCTGATTAAAATGTTCAACGAGTCCACGATTAAAGGCTCGAAACTTGCTCTCGGCATGAACGTCTCCATTTATCTCGGCCAGTGGCCGCTCGCGTACGACAGCGATGAAACGACGGTGAACTGGGAGTTTGAAAAAGTGAACACGAACTACTCTGATAACCGCGGCGGAACAACGGTCAAACCGCTGTCGTTCAATCAGGAGCAGCAGAAGAAAATCAGAGGCGGCCTGACTGCCGACATCGCTAATGCCGATATGGTGCAGAAAATGATGATGCTTGAAGCTGCGGAGAAAACGAAGCTGCCGCTCAGCTTCCAGACCGTGATCGGTTACGGAACAAAAGCGGAGCGCACGTACAACATCCCGACCCAAAATGTCGGCTACCTGTACGCGTACGTCCCTGCGGTGAACGAAAAGGGAAAAGTGACGTACGGTGAAGTGTACCTGCGCATGAAAGGCGATAAGCGCTGGCTCGAAGTAAAAAACGTGACCCAGCAGGGAATCGGCGCCTGGATTCCGATTCAGGACTACCTCGACTTCAAATTTATTACTTCACCTCAGCCGAAATAAACAGGAAACACCCCCGGACGGCGCTGCTGCTATCCGGGGGTGTTTTTTCGCTCATATGAGGAGGAGGGTGTCGAATTATGTCGCTTCGTCGATATCTGTTCAGCGACGATCGATTTCCCAACATTGACTGTCGATTTCCCAAGATTTTCTGACGATTTCCCAAGTCAAGTATGGTCGCCCGCCCCACGCTCCACGGTGCAGGCCGCTCCTACGATATTCCGATCTCCCCGCACCAATCCTACCTTTCTCTCTCCACTTCTGTCACTTCAAGCTCATAGCCGTTCACAACGTTTCGCACGATCCCGCGCAGCTCACTACTGTTCTGCCCGAACGGGAGCGTAATCGCATCCTCGCTGTCACGGAACGTGTAGGACAGAATTTCATTATTAGCCGGATCAATTTCCCGGACCACCTCTGTCACATCGTCCCACATCACCGTCGTTTCACCGGCAGCAAAAAGAGGATTCGTATGAGCGCCACTGTCATCGAGGTACGTATAGTGCATAACCGAGAACACGAAAAACGGTCCTGCAAGCAGAAAGAGAAGCAGATGAACAGTGGTCAGATTGTAAGTCCGGTCCTTTCGGTCAGCCCACATTTTCGTAAACAGGGCAGACAGTAATACTGCCGCCATCCAGAGCATACCGGCTCCGAAAAAAATGTAGGCGGCCGTTGGGCGAAGGAATATCCAGTGGTCTCTTGAAAAGTAGAGCATATCCTGAAGCACCATCACCGCAATAAACGGTAAAAGAAATGCAGACAGGCCGATAATCATCGCACCTGCAATCAGAAATGGCGCAACCCGTGACGTGTCGGCATGTTTTAAAGATAGTCTGGTTAACATGGGCAATCATCCTCAAGTTATTAATAAAAACCTGATACTTACATTTCTAAATTTTACAATAATTGACGAAAAAAACAAGCACCGCGTCGATGCGGTGCCTGGATTCCTGCTATACACGCAGACCGGCTTTGGCAATCCGTGCACTCCGGGTCTTAAAATCAATTTCTTTATAGTAGGCGTCCTTTACGAGAATATTCGGCCCGAGGCACTCCGCCGCAGGACAGTGACAGTCAACAGAATTTGAGAGAGTGCTTGCCCGCCACGTGCGATAGGCGTCCTCAAGGGTAGTATCCTGGATATTACCTAATGCCGGTGCGTCGGCAAAGTCCGTTACGTTAATCGTCCCGTCAAAAATATTCAGGTTTACACGGGAACGGCCGTCGGGATCGTTTCGGACTGTCACGTCCTTCGCAGCGTACAGACGTTCAAGTAAAGCGAGATCTTCAGCATCATCATTACACGGATAAAAAGGCAAAGTGCCAAAGAGCATCCAGATGCCGTCCCGCTTATGATCGAGCAGACGGTGAATGCCGCCGCGGATGTCCTGCAGACTCGCAGTCTCCAGCGCGCTCGCAAAATCGGATGGGTACATCGGGTGTACTTCATGACGCTGGCAGCCCATTTCCGCAATCTGATCGTGAATGCTTTCCAGGTGAGGCAGCGTCCGCTTGTTGAGCATCGTTTCAGCTGACACGATCACACCATCGGACGTAAGCGCCCGGCTGTTTTCGACCATCTGATAAAAGTACCGCTCACGCTGTTCCATCGATGGTTTTTTGTCCATTACCGCAAATCCGATTTCCGAGAAATCAGCCACGCTGCCGTAGTTATGTGAAATGTGTAAAACGTCTAAGTAAGGGGTGATCAGCTCGTAACGCTTTAACGGCAGGGTCAGGTTCGAGTTGATCTGCGTACGTACGCCCCGTTCGTGTGCGTACTTGAGAAGGGGCACCACATACTCCCTGACTGATTTCATATTGAGCATCGGCTCACCGCCGGTAATGCTCAGGGTCTTTAAATCTTTCACTTCATCGAGACGCCGTAAAAGCAGATCGAGAGGAAGAGGATCCGGATCTTTTGCCTGCAGCGTGTAGCCGACAGCACAGTGCTCACACCGCATGTTGCAGAGGGTCGTGGTGGTAAGCTCCACGTTTGTCAGACGCATGCCGCCGTACTGCTTTATGTCTTCATAAGCTTCCCACGGATCACGGGAAGGGGTGATCGGTTCAAATTTGTTCATGTTATTACGCTCCTTCATCGTCCATCATACCGCGGGACACAGGTGCCTGTCACCACCAGAGTTTGTCGATATACGGTTGAGAACAGGCAGGGGCCTCTGGTACAATATTGCTTAGTGAAAAAACAGACTGGCAACACGAAAGGAGATCCATATTTATGGGCGGACCTGTTTACGATAAACAAGAACAAATGAAATACCTCCACCAGCGTATCGAACTACTGATGACGATGCTCGATAATATCAACCCGGAGGAAGCCGGAGTGGAAGATATCGACCGGATTATTGACATGCTGGACGATCTGGAGCGAAAGGCCAAGCAGTACCGTCAGGACTGGGACGGAAAAGACGCATGATCCTTTACCTGATCCGTCACGGACAGTCAGAGGCAAACGAGAAAGGGATCATCCAGGGCCACGCGGAGTTCTCTCTCTCAAAGCTTGGAAAAGCGCAGGCCCGGCTTGCCGGAGAGACATTTGCCGACACCCATCTTGATGCCATATACACGAGTGATCTTGGGCGCGCAAAAGAAACGGCAGACGCGATTGCAGAGCATCATCCTCTCGACGTGATTCCTTGGGATAAAATCCGCGAAGTGGGCCTCGGCCCCCTTGAGGGAAAAACGCGCGATGAGATGCAGAAGGCATTTCCGGATCTGAAAACCGACTCGCTTCTCACATCCGGCATAGAAGGTTCGGAACTAACAGAAGACATTACCGCACGCTGTGCATACGTAACCGAGCAGCTCGCGGCTGCTTACAGCGGAAAGCAAGTGGCGCTCGTTTCCCACGGCGGATTCATCAGTATTTATCTTATGTATCTGATTGCCGGCGAGAACTGGCCGATGCTGAACCGCCCGTTTATGATCGGCAATACCGGTGTCACGAAAATCGAGCGGCGCGAGAACGGCCTTATGAAGTTTCATTATGTGAACCAGACGGCACATCTCGAACGTGAAAACGATCTGAAATCGAGCACTGTGCTTTACTGATATAAACTGCTGCAGGCACCGCTTCCGGGATCAATCGTGATCCCGGCGGCGGTGCCTGTTTTTTCGAATAAAGAAGTGGACATTCCCGCTGTGATGTCCCACGGCGGCATGAATTCCCCCCTTTTTTGTGAAAGGGGTTTCATAGTATAATAGCGTATGTATAGACAACGAGAACCGGGGAGTGTTGGACAGTGAGTGATTTTCAGAAGAGTATGTACGAGCTGATCGTAGAGACATCGACGAATCTGCCTCATGACGTAAGAAGGCAGATTGAGAGGGCAAAGCAGAAGGAGAATGCAGGGACGACTGCGGCCCTGTCGCTGGCGACGATTACAAAGAATATCGGCATGGCAGACGAGCATGTGCTGCCGATCTGTCAGGATACAGGCATGCTTACATTTGAGATCAAGGTGCCGGTCGGTGCCAACCAGATTAAGATGAAGCGTGACATTCATGAGGCGGTTAAGCAGGCGACAAAGGACGGAAAGCTGCGTCCGAACTCGGTGGATTCCCTTACCGGTGAAAACAGCGGAGACAATATCGGGGAAGGTACGCCGATCATTCATTTCGAACAGTGGGAAAAAGACGAGATCGACGCCCGCCTGATTATGAAAGGCGGCGGCTGTGAAAATAAAAACATTCAGTACAGTCTGCCTGCGGAAATTGAAGGCTTAGGCCGTGCCGGACGGGACCTTGACGGCATCCGCAAGTGTATTCTCCATTCGGTTTACCAGGCACAGGGCCAGGGATGCAGCGCCGGGTTTATCGGTGTCGGCATTGGCGGCGACCGGATCTCCAGCTATGCCCTTGCAAAAGAGCAGCTGTTCCGGGAAACCGATGACGTAAACCCGAACGAAAAACTGGCTGATCTAGAAGCGTACATTCTGGACAAAGCGAACACGCTCGGCATCGGGACAATGGGCTTTGGCGGGGAGGCGACGCTTCTCGGCTGTAAAATCGGAGCAGGAAACCGTCTGCCCGCAAGCTTTTTCGTGTCGGTGGCATACAACTGCTGGGCGTTCCGCCGTCTCGGTGTGAAGCTCGATCCGAAGACCGGAGCAATCAGCGAGTGGCTCTATAAAAACGGGGAAAAAGTGACGTTCCCTGAGGATGAAGTGGCAGCCACTGCTGAAGAGGGTGCCAATGAAACCCGTGAAGTGGTGCTGGAGGCACCAATCACTGAAGAGCAGATCCGCGAGCTCCGTGTCGGTGATGTGGCTGTTATTAACGGTATGATGCACACCGGGCGCGACGCGATCCACCATCACCTGATGGAAAACGAGGCACCGATCGATCTAAATGGCCAGGTGATCTATCACTGCGGTCCGGTCATGCTCAAGGACAGTGACGGCCAGTGGCACGTGAAGGCCGCCGGTCCGACGACGAGTATCCGGGAAGAGCCGTATCAGGGTGATATTATGAAAAAGTTCGGCATCCGTGCAGTCATCGGCAAAGGCGGCATGGGACCGAAAACGCTCAAAGCTCTTGAAGAGCACGGGGGCGTATATTTAAACGCCATCGGCGGCGCGGCCCAGTATTACGCAGACTGTATTAAAGGAGTCGAAGGTGTGGATCTGATGGAATTCGGTATTCCTGAGGCGATGTGGCATCTGCGTGTGGAAGGGTTCCGTGCGATTGTCACGATGGATTCCCACGGCAACAGCCTTCACAAAGACGTGCAGCTCAGCTCCCTTGAGCGCCTGGCAAAGCATAAGGAAAAAGTATATTAAGGGTTATTCAAGCGGTCTCTCAAGGAGGGGCCGCTTTTTTGTGCAACTCTCGCTGCGCTGGGGGCGTGAAAGATGATGCGGCATTGGTTGATATCCGCAAGAGTTGTGATTTATCCGCTAAATTCAAGGTATATCCGCTAAAATCAGCATTTATCCGCGAAAATCCTAATATATCCGCGATCACCATCAAATCCGATAGATCCGCGGTGCCCAAGCGCATGAATCCGGCTGGCCGCGCTCATACTACATACAAACAATCGCAATGAAGAAAGGGGCCGGTTCTGGTGAATAGAAAAAGCTGGTGCGCGGCAGCTGCTGTGATGCTAATCACGCTTCTGCTGATGGCAGATTCTGCGTTTGCTTTCAGTACGCAGGTGTATAACTGGAATTTCAAACCGAAGGAAAATAACGAACCGCCAACAACTGAGCCTCACTATGAACAGCTGCTGGAAAAATACGGCGGCTTTTATATCGGTGATACTTCCAAAAAGGACATTTACCTCACCTTTGATAACGGATATGAAAACGGCTATACACAGAAAGTGCTCGACGTGCTGAAGGAAAAGCAAGTGCCAGCGGCCTTCTTTGTAACCGGCCACTACATGGATACCGAGCGGGAGCTGATTAAGCGGATGGTTGAGGAAGGGCATATTGTCGGAAACCATTCCTATCACCACCCAAGCCTTCCGGAAGTGGACGATGCGAGGCTGAAACGGGAGCTTGAAAACCTGAAAAACCTCTACACTGAAGTGACCGGGGATAGCCAAATGCAGTATCTCCGGCCTCCCCGGGGGACGTTCAGCGAAAAAAGCCTGGCACTTTCCCAGCAATTCGGCTACACGAACGTGTTCTGGTCATTTGCCTATGTTGACTGGGAAGTGAACAGACAGAAAGGCTGGCAGCACGCGTATGACTCGATCATGAGGCGAATCCATCCTGGGGCAGTGATGCTGCTTCATTCGGTCTCAAGTGACAACGCCGAAGCGCTTCCGAAAGTAATCGACGACCTGCGCGCTAAGGGGTATGAATTCAAAAGTCTGGATCATCTTGCTGTGGCAAATAAAGTAACCCCTTTTCGCCGTGAAGAAGAGCGATACGGAAAAAACGAGTAGCCCACATACAAACTGGCTAAAAAATACAAAAATCCCCCGGGCGCTGCGCGCTTCCGGGGAATTTTCGTAACCCTGATTAATTA contains:
- a CDS encoding response regulator, producing MMDQFNVLIVEDDFRVAGITQGYVEKVPGFSVSALAKTAAETKEELDKGSTPDVVLLDVYIPDAEGMSLFHIVREACPAAAIIFITAARESETIDKAFQGGAFDYLVKPLEFSRLKQSLERFARQRRILASKKELNQAEIDSMQQQGETPEEAAQDHLPKGIDRLTLDKFEELFTNQSESMTAAEVGRQIGASRSTARRYLEYLVSVGAIAARLKYGDVGRPERRYEKERP
- a CDS encoding CitMHS family transporter, giving the protein MLSIIGFLTIAVIVALLISGRITPIMGLAVVPVIGALAAGFNPVEIGAFFNDGIASVISVVIMFIFAILFFGIMQDSGLFDPLINKMVTLSKGNVTAVAVATVIIGAVAHLDGSGASTFLITIPALLPLYLKLKMNPYLLLLLIGLSASIMNMVPWAGPIGRAGAVLGVDASELWRPLIPVQISALLLLIVLAVFLGMLEKRRIARLTEAEQAKLEAAAAAEVDAGSDDTKESLKRPKLLFVNLLLALTVIGILVWGVIPSGLVFMLGLSIALPLNYPQVDLQMERIKAHAPNALMMAAIILAAGSFLGIMNGSGMLDSLAQDLVYILPAFVVPYLHVIMGVFGVPFDLVLSTDAYYFALLPVVEQIVTAHGIDSITAAYTMIIGNIIGTFVSPFSPALWLALGLAGLEMGKHIRYSFFWVWGFSLVLMFVAFLLGVI
- a CDS encoding VLRF1 family aeRF1-type release factor translates to MALAKELETLKEYKCPEGECVLSVYLNTDRSNQDQQKGEWKIRLKNGLRKLEEYLEASSNDEPLKNYQKIKKKVEKEIQGNQTNLQKSVVIFASEDKDLWSVHYLQLPVETQFHWESSPVTDQLEKLQEEYPTAGIVLTNMDEIRIIDTALGEVNDTRTYTFDPEVEKWTFKDGMGATNAMQSGASHVDKVQQRFEENMQRFYKDIAGNIDQMKRDRNWKSVYLVGEPEMTRTLESQLRANVEKSVNKNLVNARPSQVLANVFN
- a CDS encoding MFS transporter codes for the protein MTAQTQQHESQLHHEPNNPVFRYWVLVGMVLIAGFSQGMLLPVLAVMLEQAGVSSSANGLNAAALYIGILLISPFIERPVRTFGYKPVIITGLLILTVSLMLFPLWQAFWFWFVLRLIVGIGDNLIHFSTQVWISTTSSKAKRGRQLAMYGLAFGMGFGLGPLMTSLLAVHEYLPFIIASASSVVAWVFILFLRNEWPDNDLGTAGQMNTLARYKKVMQLAWFAFLPSFCFGYLEASLHGNYPVYAMRTGIDLEWAAILLSSFVFGSLLTQIPLGMLSDRIGRSKVLKIIISLGLASFLTMSFAESNMWLLLGCFIFAGMLLGSLFSLAVAYMADLLPAALLPTGNVMMGVMFALGSMTGPTAGGFFIEVIGDGAIYYSISGILIVMLAGAFIFDLTTGRENKEASEAA
- a CDS encoding OsmC family protein, which produces MKFTMKDQAFETETAYGKLTVSGNEDYGFRPFQLMVSSIAVCSGGVLRKVMEKQRMTVHDIEIEADVEREPSEANRLTKISIHYTIKGDNLSEARVEKAVHLASKNCPMARTVEGSVEIKETFTLV
- a CDS encoding MATE family efflux transporter — its product is MKKMILFSSPIFLTNLLQTSYQIVDSLWVGNLLGANALGAIAISGTVIFTILSFIIGLNTAALTVLSQQKGAKNPEGLRDSLNAFVVVLGSMTIALGIVGFFFSGAILTWMGTPEGILPLATTYLKINFIGIVFLFGYNFIATVLRALGDSKTPVRFVLLAVILNTILTPVFIHVLGFGIAGAAYSTIVSQGTAFVYGLLYSIMKAGVPFSRPRLPETRFLKMIFKLGLPSGMSMMVISGGVLAIMTVVTRFGEDVVAGFGAAQRLDTLIMLPAFTLGSAVNSMAGQNIGARLWERVTDITRSGMILILIVSFSIGALIFFNAEFLVGLFVDDPDTIAFGAFYVQTVAFFYPFLGINFVLNGIVRAAGAMFQVFVLNTISFWILRYPLTFFFAGQYGEAGIPVGMVMSFVISSLIAYGYYRFGRWREIKILEDGEKDTP